A single region of the Streptomyces sp. ITFR-16 genome encodes:
- a CDS encoding oxygenase MpaB family protein — protein MTEPDPGLFGPASVTWQLHGDPMMWVAGVRALYLQALHPLAVRGVMQNSDFRKDAWGRLMRTAGFVGTITYGTTEAAEKAGARVRRIHRLLKATDPSTGRTYGVDDPELLLWVHCAEVDSYLQVERRSGYPLTGAQADRYIGEHRHSARLVGLDPDRVPATAAQLAAYFEEVRPHLACSPDARDVDDFLRRPPVPPLLVPARALLWRRVATLAYQSLPPFAHELYGRPVPPPAAVDRRLRATGTVLRAIPSRLRWRLPPGHIVNAMARLGPGSRPTPYKLKRQAAILDAPGRARRKQAE, from the coding sequence ATGACGGAACCCGACCCCGGGCTCTTCGGGCCCGCATCGGTCACCTGGCAGCTGCACGGCGACCCGATGATGTGGGTCGCCGGAGTGCGCGCCCTGTACCTCCAGGCCCTCCATCCGCTCGCGGTGCGCGGGGTGATGCAGAACTCCGACTTCCGCAAGGACGCCTGGGGGAGGCTGATGCGCACGGCGGGGTTCGTCGGGACCATCACCTACGGCACCACCGAGGCCGCCGAGAAGGCCGGCGCCCGGGTCCGCCGGATCCACCGCCTGCTGAAGGCCACCGACCCGTCGACCGGGCGGACCTACGGCGTCGACGACCCCGAACTGCTCCTGTGGGTGCACTGCGCCGAGGTCGACTCCTACCTCCAGGTCGAGCGGCGCTCCGGCTACCCGCTCACCGGCGCCCAGGCCGACCGGTACATCGGTGAACACCGGCACAGCGCCCGGCTCGTCGGCCTCGACCCGGACCGGGTGCCCGCGACGGCCGCGCAACTGGCCGCGTACTTCGAGGAGGTGCGGCCGCACCTCGCGTGCTCCCCGGACGCGCGGGACGTGGACGACTTCCTGCGCAGGCCGCCCGTCCCCCCGCTGCTCGTGCCGGCGCGCGCCCTGCTGTGGCGGCGCGTCGCGACCCTCGCCTACCAGTCGCTGCCGCCGTTCGCCCATGAGCTGTACGGCAGGCCCGTGCCGCCGCCCGCCGCCGTGGACCGCCGGCTGCGCGCCACGGGAACGGTCCTGCGCGCGATCCCCTCCCGGCTGCGCTGGCGTCTTCCGCCCGGTCACATTGTGAACGCGATGGCACGCCTCGGACCCGGCAGCCGCCCCACCCCGTACAAACTGAAGAGGCAGGCAGCCATACTGGACGCGCCGGGGAGGGCGCGGCGCAAGCAGGCGGAGTGA